Proteins found in one Lutimonas zeaxanthinifaciens genomic segment:
- a CDS encoding ABC transporter permease, translating to MVLTKIAWRSIWRSKMRSSVVIFAIASGLLGGLFSSAWMNGMAKQRVENTFVYETGHMQIHHPDYAENKDVKKTITEVEAKLNELSDYPGVRAVTKRILVTGMSATANKNMGVSIVGVDPKEEKEVFNIYQRIDSSSGTFFDLKKKNSIVISKALAAELKAKLKSKIVLTFQDYNGEITGAAFKVVGLYKTDNNPWDKMHVFVRNEDLARVLEIPEDQAHEIVTVLDDFEQAEFMVTDLQSKFPDAKVEDWAELSPYLSLMSGYMDTMMGLFMVIILGALGFGIVNTMLMVVLERTKELGMLMAIGMTRKRVFMMIMLETIFLALVGGIVGELISMIVINYYNKSGIDLSFVGEGMESVGYAAITYPMLEGYRYIQITILVVVTAVIASIYPAIKALKLHPAEAIRSI from the coding sequence ATGGTATTGACTAAAATTGCATGGCGTAGTATCTGGAGAAGCAAAATGAGAAGTTCCGTTGTGATTTTTGCGATCGCCTCAGGTTTGCTCGGAGGACTGTTTTCAAGTGCCTGGATGAACGGAATGGCCAAGCAACGAGTCGAAAACACCTTTGTATATGAAACCGGGCATATGCAGATACACCATCCAGATTATGCTGAAAATAAGGATGTAAAGAAAACCATTACAGAAGTTGAGGCTAAATTAAATGAATTAAGCGATTATCCTGGAGTCAGGGCAGTGACCAAAAGAATTTTAGTTACAGGAATGTCAGCCACAGCAAACAAAAATATGGGTGTGAGCATTGTTGGTGTCGACCCTAAGGAGGAAAAGGAAGTTTTTAATATTTATCAAAGAATTGATTCTTCATCCGGGACTTTTTTTGATTTAAAAAAGAAAAATTCAATTGTTATTTCCAAAGCTCTGGCAGCTGAATTGAAGGCCAAACTCAAATCAAAAATTGTACTGACCTTTCAGGATTATAACGGGGAAATAACCGGAGCGGCCTTTAAAGTTGTAGGCCTGTATAAAACGGATAATAATCCTTGGGATAAAATGCACGTCTTTGTTCGGAATGAGGATCTTGCGCGCGTTTTGGAGATTCCTGAAGATCAGGCGCATGAAATTGTAACGGTTCTGGATGATTTTGAACAGGCGGAATTTATGGTAACCGATTTACAGTCAAAATTTCCTGATGCTAAAGTGGAAGACTGGGCAGAGCTCTCTCCTTATTTAAGCCTGATGTCGGGCTATATGGATACCATGATGGGATTATTTATGGTCATTATTCTGGGTGCCCTTGGTTTTGGAATCGTAAATACAATGCTTATGGTAGTTCTTGAAAGAACTAAAGAATTAGGAATGCTTATGGCAATCGGGATGACCCGGAAAAGGGTATTTATGATGATCATGCTTGAAACGATATTTCTGGCATTGGTAGGAGGCATCGTCGGCGAATTGATAAGCATGATTGTTATCAATTATTACAATAAGTCCGGGATAGACCTTTCATTTGTTGGAGAGGGAATGGAGTCTGTGGGCTATGCCGCAATTACCTACCCAATGCTGGAGGGTTACAGATATATACAAATAACAATTTTAGTTGTCGTTACTGCCGTAATCGCATCAATTTATCCTGCGATAAAAGCATTAAAGCTTCACCCGGCAGAGGCGATCCGGTCGATATAA